The sequence below is a genomic window from Entelurus aequoreus isolate RoL-2023_Sb linkage group LG15, RoL_Eaeq_v1.1, whole genome shotgun sequence.
CAGTTAATCTGATCCTTAGTCGATGATTCCAGAATATCAGCACATTGCAAATGAAAACTGACAAATGATGCACAATCAATCCAAACAGGTCTTTAATAAGACTGGAGGCAGGGAAGATACTCGGTAGAAGTGACGGTTCTGTGACATTCCAGGAGAAGCAACCGTTTGTCGCATTCCGGGGGGAAAGCAATGCAGCCTTCCattattcatacattatattaaaacaaaatcctTTAATACAAACAACAATGACTGATATTCTGATGCAAAAACAACATGTTTTACGTGGTTTCTTTTACGGCAACACAAGTTAAATAGTCAAAAACCCTCTAAAAGTGTTATAGGCTACTGCAATTGAGTCGGCAACTTTAGCAATCCAGGAAGTTAGCCGCCATTAGCAATTCCAGTGCAATCTCTGGAGCGATGGGGAATTCAGGGATTTCTGTAGAGCTATTGGTGTAGCGGACCTTGTAGGTGAAGTACATACAGACTTTGGAGAGGACATGAGAGGGAATCTCTCTGAAGTTGACTTCGTTAGTTTCATTCTCAGCAAACTGACCTGCGAGGAGAGTAAAGAAGAATGTTACTGGTAATACAAGTAAAATGATTATTATGTAGTAGACTAGATCGTGAATAAGCTTGAACCTAAACTTTTTAATTAGCAAACATTTCGTAAATGTAATTTTGCAGGTTTTATAGTTAGCAAAGCCAGTTTTTACTTTAGTTTTTTGGTTCGGAAATACAACGTACCACTACAGCTGCTTTAGTAACCACAACTTCGTTACATGGCctttaaaaatgtgtaaatggtgcCCAAAGATGCATTTACTTTTTTAATTATGTTATGACAGAAAGCTAGGTTCTTAACACCAAACACGAGGAAAATCAATTCTGTACCTAGATGAGCTGGCACTGTGTATAAACACAGCTACCCAGCTCTGTACTACTGGCTTTACTACACATCCtaaaagggggaactgcacttttggggaattttgcctattcacaatcataatgaaatacatgatttttttattcattataaatattgaataaacgtaaataaaagttcagttacagcagagccaatgacactaatcaaatgtatttaatatttagcatgcattaaaaaaatccatccataatgtctctcaaaatgattgtgaacatctatcttctactgcttgtcccggtCGGGATCgcggcggtgctggagcctatctcagctgcattcgggcggaaggcgggctacaccctggaccgccacctcatcacagggccaacacaagtagacagacaacattcacacactagggccaatttagtgttaccaatcaacctatccccaggtgcatgtctttgaggctgggaggaagccggagtacccgaaaggaacccacacagtcacggggagattagacaaaattccaaaaaatgcagttcctctttaagataAAGCCTGGCACTGTGCCAATCAGTCAGTCAGCAAAATTGATAttgcaacaaattacacactgcAATATGAGGGTTAGGTTTGATCCTATTGAGAGCAAGCTGtgtaaaccatccatccattaggTTTGATCCT
It includes:
- the LOC133629938 gene encoding elongin-C isoform X3, encoding MDGEERTYGGCEGPEAMYVKLISSDGHEFIVKREHALTSGTIKAMLSGPGQFAENETNEVNFREIPSHVLSKVCMYFTYKVRYTNSSTEIPEFPIAPEIALELLMAANFLDC